The following DNA comes from Marispirochaeta aestuarii.
CATGATCTCTGCAAAATCCCCATCATGTTCCCAGGGGCGTTCTTCACTGAAAAGTTCGCTGTAGTTCCTGACCTCCGCCTCAACGGCATGTCTGGCGCTGACCCAGTGGCTGGTTCCCCTGACCCTGCGTCCGTCTTCGCTCCAGCCGCCCCGGCTTTCGGGATCGTAGGTGCAGATGACCTCCGTCACCCGGCCGGAATCATCGGTCCGGTAGTCTGTGCAGGTTACATAGTAGGCGTGTTTAAGACGAATCTCGTTTCCCGGGGCAAGGCGGAAGAACTTCTTCGGAGGATCCACCATAAAGTCCTCCTCCTCGATGTAGAGATCACGGCAGAAGGGGATCTTTCTGCTTCCCGCCTCCGGGTCCTCCGGGTTGTTCTCCCCGTCGAACCACTCCACCTGGTCCTCCGGATAGTTGCTTATGGTCAGCTTCAGGGGCTTGAGAACCGCCATTCTCCTGAGGGAACGACGGTTAAGGTCTTCCCGCAGACAGTATTCCAGCTGTCCCGAATCGATAATGCTGTGGGCCTTTGAAATGCCGATCATCTCCACAAAGGCCTTGATTGCTTCCGGAGTATAGCCCCGGCGGCGCAGGCCCCGGATCGTGGGGACTCTGGGGTCGTCCCAGCCGGAGATCAGACCGTCTTTCATCAGACGGACGTAGAAGCGTTTTGATAAAAGGGTATTGGTTATCTGCAGACGGGAGAACTCAATCTGCCGGGGACGATGAACCGGGAGCTGTTCCAGAAACCAGTCATACAGAGGACGGTGATCCTCGAACTCCAGGGTACAGAGGGAGTGGGTGATCCCCTCGAAGGAGTCTTCAAGGCCATGGGCCCAGTCGTACATGGGGTAGATGCACCAGGCATCCCCCTGACGGTAATGGGCAGCGTGCTGAATGCGGTACATCACCGGGTCCCGCATGTTGATGTTGCCGGAGCTCATGTCTATTTTTGCCCGAAGGACCCGTTCTCCGTCGGGGAACTCCCCTTTGCGCATGCGCCGGAAGAGATCGAGGTTCTCCTCCGCGCTCCGGTTGCGGTAGGGACTCTCCCTGCCGGGCTCGGTCAGGGTCCCCCGGTACTCCCGGATCTCGTCGGCGGAAAGGTCATCCACGTAGGCCAGGCCTTTTTTTACAAGCTCCTCCGCGAGTTCATACATCCGTTCAAAGTAATCCGAGGCGAAGGTAAGATTGGCCCACTGATATCCGAGCCAGAGGACGTCCTCCTGGATCCCGTCTATAAACTCCTGTTCCTCTTTGAGGGGATTGGTATCGTCCATGCGCAGATTGCAGTAACCGCCGTAGCGCCGGGCAGTCTCGAAATCGACATAGATGGCTTTGGCGTGGCCTATGTGCAGGTAGGCATTCGGTTCAGGAGGAAAACGGGTTACAATCCTGTCGGGTACTTTTCCTGCGGCAAGGTCGCTGTCCACGGCCTCCCAGATAAAGTTTGTTCTGGTATCAGCATCGCTCATGTACGAACTCCTCTCTATTTCTCCAATGGCTGTCGATTTTTTCAGCTGCATTGTAAATTAAAGAGGAGGACGTTACAAGCGAAGGAACATATCCTCCGTACTAGTCCCCCCGGTCCACCGCTGTTTCCGGCACTACCAGAACAGGACACGAAGCCCGGCGCACAAGTTCAGAGTCGACGCAGCCGAACAGCAGCTTGTAAAATGCACCGTGGGCATGGGCACCCACTACTATCATGTCGACGCCCCGTTCCTCGGCGGTTTCCAGGATAGCCTGTGCGGGGTCTCCGGTCATCAGAACGGCTTCGACATTCAGCCCGTCACCCTTGAGCTGCTTTTCGATAAGATCGAGGGCGTGTTTATCATTCTTGAGCTGTTCGACCTCGATCTCCCTGCGCACGGATTCA
Coding sequences within:
- a CDS encoding glutamine--tRNA ligase/YqeY domain fusion protein; amino-acid sequence: MSDADTRTNFIWEAVDSDLAAGKVPDRIVTRFPPEPNAYLHIGHAKAIYVDFETARRYGGYCNLRMDDTNPLKEEQEFIDGIQEDVLWLGYQWANLTFASDYFERMYELAEELVKKGLAYVDDLSADEIREYRGTLTEPGRESPYRNRSAEENLDLFRRMRKGEFPDGERVLRAKIDMSSGNINMRDPVMYRIQHAAHYRQGDAWCIYPMYDWAHGLEDSFEGITHSLCTLEFEDHRPLYDWFLEQLPVHRPRQIEFSRLQITNTLLSKRFYVRLMKDGLISGWDDPRVPTIRGLRRRGYTPEAIKAFVEMIGISKAHSIIDSGQLEYCLREDLNRRSLRRMAVLKPLKLTISNYPEDQVEWFDGENNPEDPEAGSRKIPFCRDLYIEEEDFMVDPPKKFFRLAPGNEIRLKHAYYVTCTDYRTDDSGRVTEVICTYDPESRGGWSEDGRRVRGTSHWVSARHAVEAEVRNYSELFSEERPWEHDGDFAEIMNPDSLEIVQGVKLEPALAEAARGEKNGSIEGIFQFLRQGYYTVDLDSTPEAPVFNRTVGLKDTWAKLKNRG
- a CDS encoding universal stress protein, translated to MKTILIAHDFSDLSGPVLRYGSDLAKAWQAKLLLLHTEPPQTGYIYYSPGYTYHGILGFGLDESVRREIEVEQLKNDKHALDLIEKQLKGDGLNVEAVLMTGDPAQAILETAEERGVDMIVVGAHAHGAFYKLLFGCVDSELVRRASCPVLVVPETAVDRGD